Genomic segment of Candidatus Zixiibacteriota bacterium:
GTTATGATCTGGGTCGTGAACGCGGCATAGACACCTGTGTGACTAACAGGTGCGTAGATCGTGTTCTGAACGGTGTCGACCATTCCGCCGATCAATGTCCATCCGGTTAGGGCATCAACCCAGTGATAGGCCGACAATGTCGCTTCACCTCCCAGGTACTGATCTCCCAGCTTCAGGTCGGCATCGTCGTAACGTATCACAATCTGGTTGGATCCGGTCAGGGGGTTATCAGGATACGCTGACAGACAATGCGCCTGTCCAGCCTGAACCGCGTTCTCATTCAGGCCGGTTCGGATGACCGGGTAAGGTGAAGACAGGATCATCGCTTTGGTCAAAGAAATGTTGGCTGAATCTAACTTGAATTCACTCTGCCCCTCGGCTCCAAAAAGCCAGATAAAAACCTGATCGTGGTCCACTGCGGTTGTGGTGTACTTATTGGGAACAAAGAATGTCTTTGAAGAATCATCGCTTGCCCAGAGCATGAACGAACCTGATATCCCCAAACTATCAGTTACGGTTGCAGAATAACCTTCTCCAGTGCCGGCAAGAGTATGGTCATAGCTCCCGCCATATGAAGGCCACAACTCCAAACTCGGATCTGCTGGGAACGGCTGAACCGCCATGATGTCGCAGGTTGCTCCGTCGGCGGTCAGCATTGCCTTGATGATAAAAGGATAATATCCCTGAACTTCATTCAACTCGATAGTGATGCTGTCTTCTGTGCTGTTTGCTGAGAACCTGTTGCCGACCTGGCTTACCCCTGATCCGTACGATTCGGCTATGCCATAGAGCCAACCTGTGGTGACGTATAGAGAAGAAGCATTTGATGGTGACGGGGCCACAGTCCCAAGGCTGTTTCCCTTGCTGGCAAGAATCTGGTAGCTGGCGTCTTTCACCCCCACAACCCAGGCACCGGACGCGTCTGATGATCGACCCTGTTCGATAATCCTCCCTGTTGCAACGTGTACGTCATTGAACAACTGGACATTGGCGTTATCGCCACCCGTTGAGTGGTGAACGGTAACATGCTTGTTGGAATAGCCTGCGACCTGCGGGGTAGCCGGATTCGGAAAGCGAATCATGCTCCCTACGTCGTAGTTAGGGTTGCTCAGGTCATTATTAGGACCGGGGAAGTAGACGCCTGGATTGCTTACCACACGCTCCAGCGTGTCGGCTGCATCAGGTTTCAGGATCGGTATAAACAGGTTGTCAGGTCCCTGCCGAACGGCTTCAACCCACCGCTCCAGATGATCCCAGCAGGAAAGCGCATGTACCCCCCACTGATTCGTGTTCCGACACCCGGCCAGCTCATAGCGGAAAGAGTTTGACATCTCTGACGACATCGAACCACCCCTTTCGTATTGATAATCCATGAAACCGTATCGAAAAACCGTTGTTGGTAAACAGCGAAGGGAATTGTCGGCAACATACTTGCCGCTGTCTTCGTTCCAAAACAGGTACTCGTCAAAGAAGTTGAGTGCATAATGTCCGAATTCATGGGCTTTGGTTCGATAATCCATCGATGGCACAACAAGGTTCAGCGGGTAAACGGCATCGGTGTGGTTTCGGGTGCGAGTGGAATCCCCCATCCAGATACGGGGCATGTCAATATAGTCGACTCCGTTTCGCAGAATACCGGCTGCTGAGGCACGTGGCCATTCCATGTTACTCGCCTTAACAAGAATATCCGCTTCCGAGGAGAAATTGCTGTTGTCGAATATGAACATTGTATCGAGGCGGATTTGGCCATCAGATACGTCATAAAGATAGTTTGACATGAATCTAAAGTTGTCTTCCAGCATCCAGAGGTATTCTTCGGTGGCTTCCCATTCCACCGACACCACGAGATTATAGCGAAGCTCCGTATGGTTGAGCACGATGTTCTGATCACCTGAAGTCAGGGTATCAAAATAAATATGACCGTCAGCGGCAAATCGGGTGTTGTCCAGGAGCACCGAGTACATCGTACTCAGAACATTCTGATGCTTTACCGCGGGGACGCTTTGGACATGTTTGGCTATCTTGAGGCTATCACCGACTACAAGAGTATCAGCATATAAATCAAGATCAACGCGAAACGAATCCGCGGAGATAGGAATAAGTTCCAGTTGACCTTTGTCATCCGTAGTAAAGCTGCCGAGAGTATCTTCGTCAAACCAGGGCGGATTATTCGTGACTTTAATCAAGTCGCACTCCACATTGGGGATGCTGTCATTTTTGGCGTCGCGGATTGTGAGGTGTTTAGTGCCCTCTACATACTTGATAGATATCATGGTATATGGCCAGCCGCCGGTATGATCGATAAAGGATACGAATACTGATCCGGAGTCGTCAACCGCCGCTTCGCTATACATGTCAGAAATACGTCCCTCGGCAACATCGAACTCCTCAATCCAAGTCAGATCGCCCAGGGAATCCACGCGTGCCGTGAAATACCCTTCTCTGGAGAAATTACCGTAAGAGCCAGTAGTGATAACATCATGACCATAGAGTTTAATATCAGTGACAGTGCACCAGACCAAGGCTGTATCGATCGCTGGTAGAATATCCACGGTCCACAGGGAAGTTCCCGAAGAATTGTATTTATCAACCTGTGAACCTCTGGCTGTGATTATCACTCCGCTATCGTCAACCAGTAACTCACGAATCCACATGGAGGCGTCCCGTCCCCATAGCAATCCACCGTCCCCCTGAAGCTTGTTGATCTTTGCGCCAGATTCAGGACGAATCGTCATAATTGCATTACTTTGATAATCTGCTGCCACGACCGTGAGATCATCGAAAGAATTTGCACCGTAATCGAACTCCCGCATCCAGGTCAGACTGCCGCCAGCGGCAAGTTTATATAGCCGGGCATTTCTATTATGAGTGACCCATGGGGAATTAGAGCAATAACCAGATAAGTATAGATTGCCGTCTGGAGAAAAGGCGAGACATTCAGGCCGGTCATCGTAATAATAATTCAGACTATCTGAGAACAGCTCAGATCCCGTATCATTATAACCTCTTACAACAATATCCGACTCGTAACCATGCCACCTTAGACTATCATCTACGTATCCATCGGCATTATAATATGAGTAAGCGACAAAGCAACTGCCAAATGAATTGTACTCAACCGTTCTCCCACCATAACCGTTCCAAACTTGGTTTATGACCGGAACTCCGCTGGAATTGAGTTTAACAAGCATGCCAAGCGTCTCACTCACATCCCACCTGGTACCTGTCATATATGTGTTGCCTGCCCGATCGATCTGTGCATCGACGATAACTCCTTGAGGGCTCAAATAATTCCATTGAAAGTTGCCGCTGGAATCATACTTCACGGCGGCGTAGCAGTCGCGCACACCATCCCAACCTCGGAATGCTGTATAACAGTTGCCATCGCTGTCAATGCCGACGGCCATAACCTGGTATGGAGCGAGTGGCGCATAAGTTCGTACCCAGGCTGTATCCATCAGGGCCTGCGCCGCTCCGGTAAACATAAGCCAGCCACAAAGTGCGATCAATAGTGTATTTCTTGTCATTGGCATCCTCACAAACGCACACTACTACTTGCGATATGTTATCTAGCACTTACTCATGCGGTCGCGACCGACGAGCATACCGATAAAACGCAGATAGCCGATCAGTCCTTTACGCACCGAACCGAATGGCCCGAAAACTTGTTGAGATTTCTGTCCGAAATATAATCGAACGCGTTATGCAGGCTGAAAACATAGGCACGGGAACTGGTGGTGGACTCTGTCGAAGTCCAGAAATATGCCTCCTGGTGGAGAGCGCCGAAATAGCCTTGGTAACCCCGCTCTCCTCCAGGAAGAGCTGTGAACCCAGTCTCGTTGGTGGCACCCCTCATTGGGACTGAACCAATAGGTAGTCCCTGTGTCTTTCAGCTGGCCACCCGCATTGGGAGCAAGGTACGAATTGAGAGCAATCCACTCACTCCGGGTCGGCACATGCCAACCATCGGGAGCAATATTCCGACTGTCGTTCACTGCATGCCAATTATACAGAAGCCCATAAATCGCGGCCGTATCATCGCTGTTGCTGTACCGGCAGAGTGCGCCCGTGGTAAGGCCTTCCCAGGTCATACCATCGGTTACGTCCGGTATTGGATCGCCGTTCCGATAATGTGTGACCTTAAGATTCTCAGCCATCCACACCTGGGTGCCGATAGTGACAGTCTGATAAACATTACCGTCGATATCTGTGACTGTAGTGGGTGTGGCCACCGTGGTAAATGACTGAGCACTGCCATAACCAGTCCCGACACTGTTGGTGGCATAGGCTCTTGCGTAGTAGGCAGTGCCGCCCACAAGTCCGACAATGGAACTGGTGAAACCTCCCGTCCCGGTTCCGTCAGTGGATTTGTTGTCGGCCAGCGTTGGGGTCGCATTCATACCCCAGCATACGCCGCGAGACGTGACCTCGGCTCCTCCATCAGATGTAACAGTTCCGCCGCACTCGGCGGTTGTCTCCGTTATCGCGCCGACAGCAGCGGTCGATACTGTCGGCGCCTTCGGCTGGGCAGGTCCCGTTCCATTGTCACTTGAGCAGGAATTCAGAATCAGCAGAACGACTGCCAGGATTCCCGAATATAGCCATGACTTGATTATTTGTGTCCTCCGCCGTATTCACCTGCTCAAAGGTTCAGTAATGGTAAAATTGTCCAACCCCGATCGGTCGTAGAAATTACCCTGCGGATCCATGAGGATCTGCACTTCGGTAATGTTGGTCATTATCGAATCCCATTGTGCCGAAGTTACATTCCAGCTAATTGCATCTAGGGGTGTTGAAAAGGTCGTCCACTCAGTGAGATAACTAGGGTACGGTACAGGATTGTTCTCAGCGACCAGCGTTCCCGAAATGATTATAATCTTACCATAGGTGGGGAGTTTTTCGCCGCCGTTGTTAACAGTATTCTTAAGATCAAAGCTGAGTGTTCCTCCGGAGTAGGCGGAGAGGTTACCCTTGAATTTGTCGGGCGCCAAGAACCCCCCCGGCATGGCTTCCCAATCCTCGAACTCTATGAATCCCCCCGGGTTACCGTTGCCGCTCTGGTAATACAATCCCCCGTTGCCGAACGCAATCCATCCCTCGGCATCAACGTCGAATGAGCTTCTTATTTGCAGTAAAGACACTGTGGTAAACGAGTCAGTGACGCCGTAGCCCGTCCCCGCATCGTTTATGGCATAGGCGCGCACATAGTATTTCGTGCCGGGGGTCAGGCCAGACAGAGAACTGGTATAACTTCCCGTCCCGGTTCCGTCGGTGGATTTGTTGTCGGCCAGCGTTGGGGTCGCATTCATACCCCAGCATACGCCGCGAGACGTGACCTCGGCTCCTCCATCAGATGTAACAGTTCCGCCGCACTCGGCGGTTGTCTCCGTTATCGCGCCGACAGCAGCGGTTGATACTGTCGGTGCCTTCGGCTGAACGGGTTCAGTAGCCTTGTCATTCGAGCAAGAACAGAGCAACGCCAGAGGCATCACTATGAATCCAAATAATGACAAGATTGTTCTCATCGCTTCCTCCTTTGTGGTTAGTTCAACCGCTGTCCGGCCCTTTTCTTGAGCCAGTCAAAAAGGTCCTTAAGGCTGTCAAAATGAAATTCGGCCGGACCGGAAAAACTGGTGGCTTTGCCGGCCCAGTCGTCACCGCGTCGAGCCATCTGCAATAGGACCTTTTCGACACGCGCAAATCGACTCCTGCCGGACGGCATTCGCGTCTTCATGGCGGCAGTATCGATTTGCGAATGACAGGCGAATGACAAAACAGGTCAATTTCTCTTCTTTTTTGTCCCTCATTGGATTATTATTCTGAGAGGTAGCCACGAAGGCAATTAATGAGGCATTCGCGGCTCCCACATGACACGAGCAAGTCTGCCACGCAGCCATGTTGTCTAGGGTAACCAGTTGGTAGTCAATGTCATAGAAAGCAAGTTGTCCGCTCCGAAACCACTAAGAAATGCAATAGAGCGCCGACTCCTGATTAAGTCTGTCGACGAGGCGAAGGATGCAAATCTCATCCTGTTAATCGCCCCGGCCGGATATGGTAAGACCACACTGGCGCAGCAGATTCTTGCCTCGAGGCCAAACTCCAGAAACGCTTGGTATCATCTCGACGACTCCGATGCCCACCCTGACCAGTTTATAGCCTATCTGGTCGCTGCCCTGCTGAGAGTGTTGCCGAAGTTGAACGCTACGTCGCCCGGATCGGACATCCGACAGACAATCGAAGATGTTTGCTTTGCGATCGAGCAGTACGAGGGGCCTCGTTCCTATCTCGTCCTTGACAATTGGGAGTGTGTAGATCATAACCGCGACATCGCCTCAATACTTCCGCTTCTTGCCCGGAGCGGCCGCGGTCGGTTGACTGTGATCATCGCTTCGAGAATCCCCCCTTCTTTCAAGACTCGAAGGGACCAGACTCGAGGCAGCATCTTGCGACTCGATGCCGCGCAGCTCGCGTTCAGCTTGCCCGAGTGCCAGGAGGCTTTGCGGCTGCGATTTGGACGGGATCTCGATGATGATGTGCTGGAGCGGTTCTGGAGAGAAACTTCGGGCTGGTGCGTTTCTGTCGGGTTGCTTCCCAGCACGCTTCCTCGAGACGGATTCGCTGCCGTCAGTCAGTCAAGTCTGTCGCCGACACACACGGGCGCTTTTCAGGAATACTTCACCGAGGAGGTGTATGAGTCACTGTCCCCTGATTTCGCC
This window contains:
- a CDS encoding T9SS type A sorting domain-containing protein; the encoded protein is MTRNTLLIALCGWLMFTGAAQALMDTAWVRTYAPLAPYQVMAVGIDSDGNCYTAFRGWDGVRDCYAAVKYDSSGNFQWNYLSPQGVIVDAQIDRAGNTYMTGTRWDVSETLGMLVKLNSSGVPVINQVWNGYGGRTVEYNSFGSCFVAYSYYNADGYVDDSLRWHGYESDIVVRGYNDTGSELFSDSLNYYYDDRPECLAFSPDGNLYLSGYCSNSPWVTHNRNARLYKLAAGGSLTWMREFDYGANSFDDLTVVAADYQSNAIMTIRPESGAKINKLQGDGGLLWGRDASMWIRELLVDDSGVIITARGSQVDKYNSSGTSLWTVDILPAIDTALVWCTVTDIKLYGHDVITTGSYGNFSREGYFTARVDSLGDLTWIEEFDVAEGRISDMYSEAAVDDSGSVFVSFIDHTGGWPYTMISIKYVEGTKHLTIRDAKNDSIPNVECDLIKVTNNPPWFDEDTLGSFTTDDKGQLELIPISADSFRVDLDLYADTLVVGDSLKIAKHVQSVPAVKHQNVLSTMYSVLLDNTRFAADGHIYFDTLTSGDQNIVLNHTELRYNLVVSVEWEATEEYLWMLEDNFRFMSNYLYDVSDGQIRLDTMFIFDNSNFSSEADILVKASNMEWPRASAAGILRNGVDYIDMPRIWMGDSTRTRNHTDAVYPLNLVVPSMDYRTKAHEFGHYALNFFDEYLFWNEDSGKYVADNSLRCLPTTVFRYGFMDYQYERGGSMSSEMSNSFRYELAGCRNTNQWGVHALSCWDHLERWVEAVRQGPDNLFIPILKPDAADTLERVVSNPGVYFPGPNNDLSNPNYDVGSMIRFPNPATPQVAGYSNKHVTVHHSTGGDNANVQLFNDVHVATGRIIEQGRSSDASGAWVVGVKDASYQILASKGNSLGTVAPSPSNASSLYVTTGWLYGIAESYGSGVSQVGNRFSANSTEDSITIELNEVQGYYPFIIKAMLTADGATCDIMAVQPFPADPSLELWPSYGGSYDHTLAGTGEGYSATVTDSLGISGSFMLWASDDSSKTFFVPNKYTTTAVDHDQVFIWLFGAEGQSEFKLDSANISLTKAMILSSPYPVIRTGLNENAVQAGQAHCLSAYPDNPLTGSNQIVIRYDDADLKLGDQYLGGEATLSAYHWVDALTGWTLIGGMVDTVQNTIYAPVSHTGVYAAFTTQIITDVEDDEYGDILPYRFELSQNYPNPFNPVTTIEYSLPERNHVVIEVYNVIGQKVRTLVNCEEPAGSYSVLWDGISSSGETVSTGVYFYRFQAGTHVETKKMLLLK
- a CDS encoding FISUMP domain-containing protein, whose product is MRGATNETGFTALPGGERGYQGYFGALHQEAYFWTSTESTTSSRAYVFSLHNAFDYISDRNLNKFSGHSVRCVKD